A window of the Cucurbita pepo subsp. pepo cultivar mu-cu-16 chromosome LG01, ASM280686v2, whole genome shotgun sequence genome harbors these coding sequences:
- the LOC111782132 gene encoding CTD nuclear envelope phosphatase 1 homolog isoform X2, whose amino-acid sequence MAELTQPDVYSLRTLQVWKTLLNWLAFFFQIFVQILRAFGHLRLLSSSDSDSSSPSFKPLPVVELPDHEFLAASAVDIASVEDEEESDGLMEKLTIVLDLDETLICAYETSTLPAVVRNQAIEAGLKCFELECFSSDKDCEGKPKVNYVTVFERPGLHDFLNQLGSFADLVLFTAGLEGYARPLVDRIDEENRFSLRLYRPSTISTEYRDHVKDLSCLSKDLRRTVIVDNNPFSFLLQPVNGIPCIPFSAGQPHDSQLLDVILPLLKHLSLQNDVRSVLYERFHMPEWFQKHGIPT is encoded by the exons ATGGCTGAGTTGACTCAGCCTGATGTCTACTCGCTGAGGACTCTGCAGGTGTGGAAGACGTTGTTGAACTGGTTGGCTTTCTTCTTCCAGATCTTCGTTCAGATCCTCAGAGCTTTTGGACACCTTcggcttctttcttcttctgattctgattcttcGTCTCCGTCTTTTAAGCCTTTGCCGGTCGTTGAGCTTCCTGATCATGAATTTCTTGCTGCCTCTGCCGTTGATATTGCCTCTGTTGAAGATGAGGAGGAGTCCGACGGGCTTATGGAGAAACTGACG ATAGTTCTCGATTTGGATGAAACTCTCATATGTGCATATGAGACATCCACTCTGCCTGCTGTTGTTCGTAATCAAGCAATAGAAGCTGGACTGAAGTGTTTCGAACTCGAGTGTTTTTCTTCAGATAAG GACTGTGAAGGGAAGCCTAAGGTCAACTATGTTACTGTCTTTGAGCGTCCGGGTTTGCATGATTTCTTAAATCAACTAGGTAGCTTTGCAGATCTTGTACTATTCACGGCTGGTCTTGAAG GATATGCAAGACCTCTTGTTGACAGGATAGATGAAGAAAATCGATTTAGTCTTCGACTGTATAGGCCTTCAACAATTAGCAC GGAATATCGAGATCACGTGAAGGATCTCAGCTGCCTATCCAAGGATCTAAGAAGAACAGTCATCGTTGATAACAATCCTTTCAGTTTTCTATTGCAACCTGTGAATGGAATTCCTTGCATTCCATTTTCTGCAGGGCAACCACACGATTCACAG CTTCTAGATGTCATTCTTCCACTCCTAAAGCACCTCTCGCTGCAGAACGACGTCAGATCAGTGCTGTACGAAAGATTCCATATGCCTGAATGGTTTCAGAAGCATGGAATTCCAACCTAA
- the LOC111782132 gene encoding CTD nuclear envelope phosphatase 1 homolog isoform X1: MAELTQPDVYSLRTLQVWKTLLNWLAFFFQIFVQILRAFGHLRLLSSSDSDSSSPSFKPLPVVELPDHEFLAASAVDIASVEDEEESDGLMEKLTIVLDLDETLICAYETSTLPAVVRNQAIEAGLKCFELECFSSDKDCEGKPKVNYVTVFERPGLHDFLNQLGSFADLVLFTAGLEGLYTLLSIILSGNILAHNRKIKENLKDVIYVYASGYARPLVDRIDEENRFSLRLYRPSTISTEYRDHVKDLSCLSKDLRRTVIVDNNPFSFLLQPVNGIPCIPFSAGQPHDSQLLDVILPLLKHLSLQNDVRSVLYERFHMPEWFQKHGIPT; encoded by the exons ATGGCTGAGTTGACTCAGCCTGATGTCTACTCGCTGAGGACTCTGCAGGTGTGGAAGACGTTGTTGAACTGGTTGGCTTTCTTCTTCCAGATCTTCGTTCAGATCCTCAGAGCTTTTGGACACCTTcggcttctttcttcttctgattctgattcttcGTCTCCGTCTTTTAAGCCTTTGCCGGTCGTTGAGCTTCCTGATCATGAATTTCTTGCTGCCTCTGCCGTTGATATTGCCTCTGTTGAAGATGAGGAGGAGTCCGACGGGCTTATGGAGAAACTGACG ATAGTTCTCGATTTGGATGAAACTCTCATATGTGCATATGAGACATCCACTCTGCCTGCTGTTGTTCGTAATCAAGCAATAGAAGCTGGACTGAAGTGTTTCGAACTCGAGTGTTTTTCTTCAGATAAG GACTGTGAAGGGAAGCCTAAGGTCAACTATGTTACTGTCTTTGAGCGTCCGGGTTTGCATGATTTCTTAAATCAACTAGGTAGCTTTGCAGATCTTGTACTATTCACGGCTGGTCTTGAAGGTTTGTACACTTTACTATCCATTATATTATCAGGTAATATCCTTGCccataatagaaaaataaaagagaatcTGAAGGATGTCATCTATGTGTATGCCTCAGGATATGCAAGACCTCTTGTTGACAGGATAGATGAAGAAAATCGATTTAGTCTTCGACTGTATAGGCCTTCAACAATTAGCAC GGAATATCGAGATCACGTGAAGGATCTCAGCTGCCTATCCAAGGATCTAAGAAGAACAGTCATCGTTGATAACAATCCTTTCAGTTTTCTATTGCAACCTGTGAATGGAATTCCTTGCATTCCATTTTCTGCAGGGCAACCACACGATTCACAG CTTCTAGATGTCATTCTTCCACTCCTAAAGCACCTCTCGCTGCAGAACGACGTCAGATCAGTGCTGTACGAAAGATTCCATATGCCTGAATGGTTTCAGAAGCATGGAATTCCAACCTAA
- the LOC111782147 gene encoding putative serine/threonine-protein kinase-like protein CCR3 has protein sequence MTRLPLLTAAIPVLSFIVVVFSLLPATLALGSASTLAVSYGSATVCGIVAEQPTQRILCFRRGQTIFIDPNISFSVVSGGRDTFCGIRAGGYTLLCWDFDQNTAAFSRRRLYFNSTVLLENLAVGDDQICATVVGAGNATCWRDGNNVRVGFSSLQFDSISSGFGFSCGILKGNQSVRCWGRNASIAALIENGFRNISMSTIVAGGFHACGLNISGGLVCRGNNDFGQLDFPSNSSRGFSELALGERHSCGILLSNRSVVCWGSSDFSVDSIRETSFELISSGSDFVCGLTTSNFSVLCWGLGWSNDSSGLFSLSLPKILPGPCVQSSCRDCGVYPLSQTLCSDSGNVCNRCLVTVSTPFSPPPPSPPPMVVTPSPPPAALRKGLLAFAIVGSVGAVAGICTVVYCLWTGVCFGHKKIHNSVQPTITRAASSNGGTTTSNTNNSPPSRSSTIRRQGSRIMRRQRSGTSSKHADRAEEFTLAELALATNDFSHENKIGEGSFGIVYRGKLGDGREVAIKRGETGPKTKKFQEKESAFDSELAFLSRLHHKHLVRLVGYCEEKDERLLVYEYMKNGALYNHLHDKTNSEKGSSVVNSWKMRIKIALDAARGIEYLHNYAVPPIIHRDIKSSNILLDSNWTARVSDFGLSLMSPGSDLDYRPTKAAGTVGYIDPEYYGLNVLTAKSDVYGLGVVLLELLTGKRAIFKDDEQGGTLVSVVDFAVPVITIGELGRILDPRVGPPQMNEAEAVELVAYTAMHCVRLEGKDRPTMIDIVVNLERALNLCDDSHGNSSSGGISIVSE, from the coding sequence ATGACGAGATTACCCCTTCTCACCGCCGCTATCCCCGTCCTCTCTTTCATCGTTGTTGTTTTCTCTCTGCTTCCGGCGACCTTAGCTCTCGGCTCTGCCTCCACGCTTGCTGTCAGCTACGGTTCCGCCACCGTCTGCGGCATCGTCGCTGAGCAGCCCACGCAAAGGATTCTCTGCTTCCGTCGCGGTCAAACCATTTTTATTGACCCAAATATCTCCTTCTCCGTCGTCTCCGGCGGTCGGGATACCTTCTGTGGCATAAGAGCCGGCGGCTATACTCTTCTCTGCTGGGACTTTGATCAAAATACCGCTGCGTTTTCCCGGAGAAGGCTTTACTTCAACTCCACTGTCCTTCTCGAGAATCTCGCCGTCGGTGACGACCAAATCTGTGCCACCGTGGTCGGTGCCGGCAATGCAACTTGCTGGCGCGATGGTAACAACGTGCGAGTtggattttcttctcttcaattcGATTCAATTTCTTCTGGGTTTGGATTTTCTTGCGGAATTTTGAAGGGTAATCAATCCGTTCGATGTTGGGGTCGGAATGCGTCGATTGCGGCCCTAATCGAAAATGGGTTTCGAAATATCTCAATGTCGACCATCGTCGCCGGTGGGTTTCATGCTTGTGGATTGAATATCTCCGGTGGGTTAGTTTGTAGGGGGAACAACGATTTTGGGCAGTTGGATTTTCCTTCTAATTCATCCAGAGGGTTCTCTGAATTGGCCCTCGGCGAACGCCATAGCTGTGGGATTTTGCTCTCGAATCGATCGGTGGTTTGTTGGGGAAGCTCAGATTTCTCTGTGGATTCAATTCGAGAAACTTCTTTTGAGTTAATTTCTTCGGGATCGGATTTCGTTTGTGGATTAACAACGAGTAatttctctgttctttgttGGGGGCTTGGCTGGTCGAACGATTCTTCTGGTcttttttcactttctctTCCTAAGATTCTTCCTGGTCCTTGTGTTCAATCTTCTTGTCGGGATTGTGGTGTTTATCCTCTCTCTCAAACGCTCTGTTCTGATTCTGGGAATGTCTGTAATCGTTGTTTGGTTACTGTTTCAACGCCGTTTTCGCCTCCTCCACCCTCGCCGCCGCCAATGGTGGTGACCCCATCACCTCCTCCAGCGGCATTGAGAAAGGGTTTGCTGGCTTTTGCTATTGTGGGCTCAGTTGGGGCCGTTGCTGGGATTTGTACAGTTGTTTACTGTTTATGGACTGGTGTTTGTTTTGGTCATAAGAAGATACACAACTCTGTTCAGCCGACCATTACTCGAGCTGCTAGTTCAAATGGGGGGACGACAACGTCAAACACGAACAACAGCCCACCATCGCGGTCGTCGACGATTCGGCGACAAGGGTCTCGAATAATGCGGAGGCAAAGGAGTGGTACGTCCTCGAAGCACGCCGATAGAGCAGAAGAATTCACTCTGGCTGAGCTTGCTTTGGCTACCAATGACTTCTCCCATGAGAACAAGATTGGTGAAGGGAGCTTTGGCATTGTGTACCGTGGGAAACTCGGCGATGGGCGGGAGGTTGCGATCAAGAGAGGCGAAACAGGGCCGAAGACGAAGAAGTTTCAGGAGAAGGAGAGTGCTTTTGATTCAGAATTGGCGTTCTTGTCTAGACTTCATCACAAGCATTTGGTGAGGCTTGTGGGGTATTGTGAGGAGAAAGATGAGCGGCTTTTGGTTTATGAGTATATGAAGAATGGTGCACTTTACAATCATCTTCATGACAAGACCAACTCTGAAAAGGGTAGCAGTGTTGTGAACTCTTGGAAAATGAGGATCAAAATTGCTTTAGATGCAGCAAGAGGAATTGAATATCTTCATAACTATGCAGTCCCTCCTATAATCCATAGGGATATCAAATCATCCAACATTCTTCTCGATTCGAATTGGACAGCGAGAGTATCCGATTTCGGGTTGTCGTTGATGAGCCCCGGGTCAGACCTTGACTACCGACCGACGAAGGCAGCTGGGACGGTTGGTTACATTGATCCTGAGTACTATGGACTGAACGTTTTGACTGCTAAGAGTGATGTGTATGGGCTTGGGGTGGTGTTGCTGGAGCTTTTGACAGGGAAGAGAGCTATATTTAAGGATGATGAGCAAGGAGGGACACTGGTGAGCGTGGTCGATTTTGCAGTGCCAGTGATTACGATCGGAGAACTGGGGAGGATTTTGGATCCAAGAGTCGGGCCGCCGCAGATGAACGAAGCAGAGGCAGTAGAGCTTGTGGCTTACACAGCGATGCACTGCGTGCGTTTGGAAGGGAAAGATCGGCCAACGATGATTGACATTGTTGTGAATTTGGAACGAGCTTTGAATCTTTGTGATGATAGTCATGGCAACAGCTCTAGTGGTGGAATTTCCATTGTTTCAGAGTGA